The DNA segment CGTGCTGGTAAACAGCTGCTGCCAGACATACAAGCTGAACGAGATCGTGCCCACGAACACAAAGGCCTTGCTCCTGAGCAGGCGCGATATCCACAACTCGGGCCGCTCTACCACGGCAAGGATCAGCAGGCCGGCCGCCGCCGCCAGCGCCACCGGACCATAGGTCGCCGTCCAGATGCCGCCGGCCAGGGTGCCGATGACCGGCAGGCCCAGCAGCAGTGCCAGGATCAGCGCCGGCAACGCGAACGCGCCGGCAAAGCGTGCGTTCAGTTGCGCCTTCAGCCGCTCGCGGTCCAGCGCGATATAGCATCCCATCAGCACCGGGTCCACGCCCGTGTGCAGCATCAGCCCCAGCTGCCCGCGCAGCGAAGGCGTCGTGAAATAGCAGAGCACCCTCACCAGCGGCATCAGCATGATCACCAGCACCAGCCAACGCGGATTCCTGCCGCGCAGCAGCAGCAATAGCACTGGCGGCCACAGCCAGTAGAACTGCTCGTCCAGCGCCAGCGTCCAGAAATGGCCGAGCAGCCACGCGCCGGCGGGATGCACCATGTTGACGTTGCCCAGCCCGAGCATCTCGGAGTAATTCCAGAGGTGCGCGGCCGCAAACAGGAGCTGCCGCGCATCGACATCGATCAGCCCGACAATGCCGAACAGGCCCAGCGCGATCAGGTAGACATAGAAAGCCGGCCAGATGCGCAGCGCGCGGCGGCCATAGAAACGCATCAGCTTGATGGAGCCGCAGGCGCGCCACTCCGCCTGCAGCAGCTCCGTAATCAGGAAGCCGCTCAGCACGAACGAGATGAACACGCCGACGCCGCCGTTCGCGAAATACCGCAGCGGCGCGAGCAATCCCGTGTACCCCCCCTTGGCCATGTGCTCCGCATGGCTGATGACCACCAGCATGACCGCGACGCTGCGAAGCCCGGTCAGCTCTAGAACGCGACGGCTCATTTTTTCCTACCCCTCAAGGTGTCGGGGGGCGCAGTACTCTGCCATGCCGCCCTCGCTTGCCGCCGCGCCACAACGCTCTGCGGCGTCGCGGTGGCCGCGCGCGGCGCGCGCAACCAATGGGCATGCGCAACGAATCTAGCTGGCCCCGCAGGCGCGCTCTGTGCGCCGGCATACCAAGTGCGTGCTAACGTGCAAGCATGACAAACGCGCGGCTACCGGTTCGGCGGCAAGGAGGCAGGCGCCATGGGATTCAAGGTCGGAATGACGCTGGCGGCGGAGGGCCTGCTCTTTGCGGCCCTGCTGTTTGGCGCGGCGGGCACGCTGGCCTGGCCAGCCGCCTGGGCCTATCTCATCCTGTTTTTTGGCGGCGGCTATTGGCTCACGCAACGCCTGGCGCGGCACGATCCGGCGCTGCTCGCCGAGCGCATGAAGATGCCGCTGCAACGCGGCCAGCCGTTCTGGGACAAGATCCTGCTGCCCTGCGTGCTCGCGGCGTGGATCGCCTGGATGGTGCTGATGGGCCTGGATGCGGTGCGCTTTCGCTGGTCCGCAATGCCGCTGTGGCTGCAGTGCCTGGGCGCGGTGCTGCTGGTGCTGTCATTTCTCGTGATCGACCGCGTGTTTCACGAAAACACCTTCCTCGCGGCCGTGGTCAGGATCCAGGCCGAGCGCGGGCACCGGGTGGTGTCGAGCGGCCCCTACGCCGTGGTTCGCCACCCGCTCTATGCCACCATGCTGGTGTTCCTGCCGGCCAATGCGCTGATGCTCGGCTCCTGGTACGGCGTGGCCGCATCGCTGGTGCTCATTGGCGCCATCGTGTTTCGCACGGCAATGGAAGACCGCGAGCTGCAGCGCGGCCTCAAGGGCTACGCGGCCTATGCGGCCCGGGTGCGATACCGGCTGGTCCCGTTCGTCTGGTAGCTCGCCAGGCGTCAGGCAGGCAGCCGGTTTTTGCTGCGGTCTTTGCTGCGGTCATTGCCACTTATCGCAGGGGATTGCCGACGATCAGCGCATCGCAGCCTCAATGAATCTGCATTCCGCGCATGGCGTGGATGCGATCATGATGCCACTGTATGCCCTCGTACTGGCGCTGCACCACCGCGCGGATCTCGGGCGGCATGTCCCTCGTCAGTGCCGACTGGTACTCGCGCTTTGCCGTTTCCTCATCGCGCTCGCACAGTTGCAGCACCGCATCGTCATTGTGCGGCGCGATCACGTGCAACACTTCCATCCAGCCGCGATGCAGCGTGCCGCCCATGCTGCCGCGATCCCGGGGCTCCGCGCCCAGCGATGTCACCAGTGCCTGCAACTCCATCACCGAGGCGCGGCACGATTCCGCCGTGCCCGTGAGGATCGCGCGTATCTCGGGGTTATGCACCTCGCGGGCGCCGGTCGTGCAACTGAGCTCGCCGTCCTTGCCGACCTCGATCAGGTGGTTCAGGGTGCCGACGATTTGTCCTTGCGCGTTGGTCATGATGATCTCCTTGCCGGTCTTGCATGGACAGGAGCCCGTGCGAATTCTCGTGCGAGTTTTCGTGCGAGTTTTCGTGTGAACCCCCGCGTACATCCGCGCCGCACGCTACACGCCTGGCGTCGATGCCGGTCCGGGATTCAGGCCCCTGCTTCCTGTGCTTGCCTTGCCTGGTTGGCTTGCCGCGCGGCACTTGTGCTATTGGCTCGCGCGCTGGCAGCCGCGTGGACCAGCGCCGGGCGAGATAGGGGTGGGATTTCAGTATAGGAGGGCGTGCGGACTCGTTGGAGGGAGCGCTGACCGGTTTGTGCGCCGCAGCTTGCCGGAACCGACCCGCATGCGCTTGCCTGCACTTTGCGCCAGCCAAGCCACAAAAAAAACCGCAAAATCCGCAAACCGGCTGCCGGTAGATTGCACGCCATGGAGACCACATGAAGCCCGAGACCCGAATCCAGTACGCCCAACGCATGGAACCCGTCCTGCGGTGGCTGGCAAGCCACCCCGACGCCGACCCGCAGCTGTACCAGCTGGCCGACCTGGCCTGCCTGTCGCCGTATCACTTCCATCGCGTCTATCGCGCCATGATGGGAGAAACGGTGAACGCCACGGTACAACGCCTGCGCATGCACCGTGCGGCGATCGCGCTGGCCGGTACCGAAGCTTCATTGCGTGATGTGGCGCTGCGTGCCGGCTACGAGTCGGACGCGGCGTTCAACCGGGCATTCGGCGCGGCCTTCGGCATCCCGCCGGGGCGGTATCGCGCAGCCCGCTCCGGTCCCTTCAATCCTCAGGAGCCAGGCATGTACCCCATCACGATCGAAACCTTTCCCGGCACCGTTCTGGCCACGCTGCCCCATCGTGGCAGCTATCAGGAAATCGGCCCGGTGTTCACCCGCATCTTCATGCTGGCAGCCAGCCGGGGCCTTGCCAGCCCGGACGCCATCGGCTTTGGCGTGTACTTCAGCGATCCCGAACAGGTGCCAGTCGCGCAACTGCGCTCGCTGGCCGGCCTGTCGGTTGCGCCAGATGCCGACCTGGGCGAGGAACTGGAGCGATTCGAAATCCCGGCGGGCCGCTGCGCGATGCTGACTTACACAGGCCCCTACAACGAGATGAGCAAGGCGTACAACTGGATGTTCTCGGAATGGCTGCCGAGCAGCAGGGTCGTGCCGGCGAACTTTCCCATGTTCGAGCAATACGTGAACGATCCTCGCACCACGCCGCCCGCGCAGTTGCAGACGCGGATCTGCCTGCCGGTGAAGTCGGGCCGGCGCAGGAGCGAAGCAAGCCCGGACCAGGCGCAAACGAGGCTTACTTGCCAATACAAAACCGCGTAAAAATCGTCCCCAGCAGATCATCACTGCTGAACTCGCCGGTGATGCTGTTCAGATGGTCCTGCGCCAGGCGCAGTTCTTCGGCGAACAGGTCCAGCGCCTGCGCCTCTTGCGCTGCG comes from the Cupriavidus basilensis genome and includes:
- a CDS encoding PA2169 family four-helix-bundle protein — encoded protein: MTNAQGQIVGTLNHLIEVGKDGELSCTTGAREVHNPEIRAILTGTAESCRASVMELQALVTSLGAEPRDRGSMGGTLHRGWMEVLHVIAPHNDDAVLQLCERDEETAKREYQSALTRDMPPEIRAVVQRQYEGIQWHHDRIHAMRGMQIH
- a CDS encoding AraC family transcriptional regulator; amino-acid sequence: MKPETRIQYAQRMEPVLRWLASHPDADPQLYQLADLACLSPYHFHRVYRAMMGETVNATVQRLRMHRAAIALAGTEASLRDVALRAGYESDAAFNRAFGAAFGIPPGRYRAARSGPFNPQEPGMYPITIETFPGTVLATLPHRGSYQEIGPVFTRIFMLAASRGLASPDAIGFGVYFSDPEQVPVAQLRSLAGLSVAPDADLGEELERFEIPAGRCAMLTYTGPYNEMSKAYNWMFSEWLPSSRVVPANFPMFEQYVNDPRTTPPAQLQTRICLPVKSGRRRSEASPDQAQTRLTCQYKTA
- a CDS encoding acyltransferase family protein is translated as MSRRVLELTGLRSVAVMLVVISHAEHMAKGGYTGLLAPLRYFANGGVGVFISFVLSGFLITELLQAEWRACGSIKLMRFYGRRALRIWPAFYVYLIALGLFGIVGLIDVDARQLLFAAAHLWNYSEMLGLGNVNMVHPAGAWLLGHFWTLALDEQFYWLWPPVLLLLLRGRNPRWLVLVIMLMPLVRVLCYFTTPSLRGQLGLMLHTGVDPVLMGCYIALDRERLKAQLNARFAGAFALPALILALLLGLPVIGTLAGGIWTATYGPVALAAAAGLLILAVVERPELWISRLLRSKAFVFVGTISFSLYVWQQLFTSTASPLALRFPFCILETLAAAALSYLLVEAPFLRLRSWLGRRARATALEAVSEEGGAPAHSVEAEPLQDLPQQAL
- a CDS encoding methyltransferase family protein, yielding MGFKVGMTLAAEGLLFAALLFGAAGTLAWPAAWAYLILFFGGGYWLTQRLARHDPALLAERMKMPLQRGQPFWDKILLPCVLAAWIAWMVLMGLDAVRFRWSAMPLWLQCLGAVLLVLSFLVIDRVFHENTFLAAVVRIQAERGHRVVSSGPYAVVRHPLYATMLVFLPANALMLGSWYGVAASLVLIGAIVFRTAMEDRELQRGLKGYAAYAARVRYRLVPFVW